A section of the Pseudomonas sp. FP453 genome encodes:
- the atpA gene encoding F0F1 ATP synthase subunit alpha, translating to MQQLNPSEISEIIKGRIDKLDVTSQARNEGTVVSVSDGIVRIHGLADVMSGEMIEFPGGVFGMALNLEQDSVGAVILGAYQSLAEGMSAKCTGRILEVPVGKELLGRVVDALGNPVDGKGPLGNTETDAVEKVAPGVIWRKSVDQPVQTGYKAVDAMIPVGRGQRELIIGDRQIGKTALAIDAIINQKDSGIFCVYVAIGQKQSTIANVVRKLEENGALKNTIIVAASASESPALQYLAPYAGCTMGEFFRDRGEDALIVYDDLSKQAVAYRQISLLLRRPPGREAYPGDVFYLHSRLLERASRVSEEYVEKFTNGAVTGKTGSLTALPIIETQAGDVSAFVPTNVISITDGQIFLESAMFNSGIRPAVNAGVSVSRVGGAAQTKIIKKLSGGIRTALAQYRELAAFAQFASDLDEATRKQLEHGQRVTELMKQKQYAPMSIADMALSLYAAERGFLTDVEIAKVGSFEQALIAYFNRDHADLLAKINVKGDFNDEIDAGLKAGIEKFKATQTW from the coding sequence ATGCAGCAACTCAATCCTTCCGAAATAAGTGAAATTATCAAGGGCCGCATCGACAAGCTCGATGTGACCTCCCAAGCCCGTAACGAAGGCACTGTCGTCAGCGTATCTGACGGTATCGTGCGGATTCACGGTCTGGCCGACGTAATGTCCGGCGAGATGATCGAGTTTCCGGGCGGCGTCTTCGGTATGGCTCTCAACCTGGAGCAGGACTCCGTAGGTGCCGTTATTCTCGGCGCATACCAGTCCCTGGCTGAAGGCATGAGCGCCAAGTGCACTGGCCGTATCCTGGAAGTTCCGGTTGGTAAGGAACTGCTGGGTCGCGTAGTCGACGCACTGGGTAACCCTGTTGACGGTAAAGGTCCACTGGGCAACACCGAGACCGACGCGGTCGAGAAAGTTGCTCCAGGCGTGATCTGGCGTAAGTCGGTAGACCAGCCTGTACAGACTGGCTACAAGGCTGTCGATGCCATGATCCCTGTCGGCCGTGGCCAGCGTGAGCTGATCATCGGTGACCGTCAGATCGGTAAAACCGCTCTGGCCATCGACGCGATCATCAACCAGAAAGACAGCGGCATTTTCTGCGTCTACGTAGCTATTGGTCAGAAGCAATCGACCATCGCCAACGTGGTTCGCAAGCTGGAAGAGAACGGCGCACTGAAAAACACGATCATCGTGGCGGCCAGTGCTTCGGAATCTCCTGCGCTGCAATACCTGGCTCCGTATGCCGGTTGCACCATGGGTGAATTCTTCCGCGACCGCGGTGAAGACGCGCTGATCGTTTATGACGATCTGTCCAAGCAAGCAGTGGCTTACCGCCAGATTTCCCTGCTGCTGCGCCGTCCACCAGGCCGTGAAGCCTACCCAGGCGACGTGTTCTATCTCCACTCCCGTCTGCTGGAGCGCGCATCCCGCGTTTCGGAAGAGTACGTAGAGAAGTTCACCAACGGCGCAGTGACCGGCAAAACCGGTTCCCTGACCGCACTGCCGATCATCGAAACCCAGGCTGGCGACGTTTCCGCGTTCGTTCCGACCAACGTGATTTCCATCACCGACGGTCAGATCTTCCTGGAATCGGCCATGTTCAACTCGGGCATCCGCCCTGCAGTGAACGCCGGTGTTTCGGTATCCCGTGTGGGTGGTGCCGCTCAGACCAAGATCATCAAGAAGCTCTCCGGTGGTATCCGTACCGCTCTGGCTCAGTACCGTGAACTGGCGGCATTCGCCCAGTTCGCTTCTGACCTGGACGAAGCGACCCGTAAGCAACTTGAGCATGGTCAGCGCGTTACCGAGCTGATGAAGCAGAAGCAATACGCCCCAATGTCGATCGCTGACATGGCGTTGTCGCTGTATGCCGCTGAGCGTGGGTTCCTGACTGACGTCGAAATCGCCAAGGTTGGCAGCTTTGAACAAGCGCTGATTGCTTACTTCAACCGCGATCACGCCGACTTGTTGGCCAAGATCAACGTGAAGGGTGACTTCAATGACGAAATCGACGCTGGCCTGAAAGCCGGTATCGAGAAGTTCAAGGCCACCCAAACCTGGTAA
- a CDS encoding F0F1 ATP synthase subunit delta, which yields MTTLARPYAKAAFEHAQAHQQLASWSAMLGLAAAVSQDDTMQRVLKAPRLTSADKAATFIEVCGDKFDVKVQNFLHVVAENDRLLLLPEIAALFDLYKAEQEKSVDVEVTSAFALNQEQQDKLAKVLSARLDREVRLQVAEDKSLIGGIVIRAGDLVIDGSIRGKLANLAEALKS from the coding sequence TTGACCACGTTGGCCCGACCTTACGCTAAGGCAGCCTTCGAGCACGCCCAGGCCCACCAGCAGCTGGCCTCTTGGTCAGCCATGCTCGGCCTGGCTGCAGCAGTGTCGCAAGACGACACCATGCAGCGCGTGCTCAAGGCCCCGCGACTGACGAGCGCAGACAAGGCCGCCACTTTTATTGAAGTGTGCGGCGACAAGTTTGATGTGAAAGTGCAGAACTTCTTGCACGTCGTTGCCGAAAACGACCGTCTCCTGCTTCTGCCGGAGATTGCCGCTCTGTTCGACCTGTACAAGGCCGAGCAAGAGAAATCGGTAGACGTTGAAGTGACCAGTGCTTTCGCATTGAACCAAGAACAGCAAGACAAACTCGCCAAGGTTCTCAGTGCACGACTCGACCGGGAAGTGCGCCTGCAAGTTGCGGAAGACAAATCCCTCATTGGGGGCATTGTCATTCGCGCCGGCGACCTGGTTATCGATGGCTCGATTCGCGGCAAACTCGCGAATCTTGCCGAAGCATTGAAATCTTGA
- the atpE gene encoding F0F1 ATP synthase subunit C — protein METVVGLTAIAVALLIGLGALGTAIGFGLLGGKFLEGAARQPEMVPMLQVKMFIVAGLLDAVTMIGVGIALFFTFANPFVGQLAG, from the coding sequence ATGGAAACTGTAGTTGGTCTAACCGCTATCGCTGTTGCACTGTTGATCGGCCTGGGCGCCCTGGGTACTGCCATTGGTTTCGGCCTGCTGGGCGGCAAGTTCCTGGAAGGCGCAGCGCGTCAGCCAGAAATGGTTCCAATGCTGCAAGTTAAAATGTTCATCGTCGCCGGCCTGCTCGACGCCGTGACCATGATCGGTGTTGGTATCGCTCTGTTCTTCACCTTCGCGAACCCTTTCGTTGGTCAACTCGCCGGTTAA
- the atpB gene encoding F0F1 ATP synthase subunit A, which yields MAETTASGYIQHHLQNLTFGQLPNGGWGFAHSAAEAKEMGFWAFHLDTLGWSVALGLIFVLIFRMAAKKATSGQPGALQNFVEVLVEFVDGSVKDSFHGRSPVIAPLALTIFVWVFLMNAVDLIPVDWIPQLAMAISGDPHIPFRAVSTTDPNATLGMALSVFALIIFYSIKIKGIGGFIGELTLHPFGSKNIFVQALLIPVNFLLEFVTLIAKPISLALRLFGNMYAGELVFILIAVMFGSGLLWLSGLGIVLQWAWAVFHILIITLQAFIFMMLTIVYLSMAHEENH from the coding sequence ATGGCAGAAACAACCGCTTCGGGCTATATCCAGCACCACTTGCAGAACCTGACCTTCGGTCAGCTGCCTAATGGCGGCTGGGGCTTTGCCCACTCCGCAGCAGAGGCCAAAGAAATGGGCTTCTGGGCTTTCCACCTGGATACTCTGGGTTGGTCGGTCGCATTGGGTCTGATCTTCGTCCTGATTTTCCGCATGGCGGCAAAGAAGGCGACTTCCGGTCAGCCAGGTGCTTTGCAGAACTTCGTTGAAGTATTGGTCGAATTCGTCGATGGCAGCGTGAAAGACAGCTTCCATGGCCGTAGCCCGGTGATTGCACCGCTGGCACTGACCATCTTCGTCTGGGTGTTCCTGATGAACGCCGTCGACCTGATCCCGGTTGACTGGATTCCTCAGCTCGCCATGGCGATCAGCGGCGACCCGCACATTCCATTCCGTGCCGTATCGACCACTGACCCTAACGCTACCCTGGGCATGGCCCTGTCGGTATTCGCGTTGATCATTTTCTACAGCATCAAGATCAAGGGCATCGGCGGCTTCATCGGCGAACTGACCCTGCACCCGTTCGGCAGCAAGAACATCTTCGTTCAAGCCCTGCTGATCCCGGTGAACTTCCTGCTGGAATTCGTGACCCTGATCGCCAAGCCGATCTCCCTGGCTCTGCGACTGTTCGGCAACATGTATGCCGGCGAGCTGGTGTTCATTCTGATCGCTGTGATGTTCGGCAGCGGCCTGCTCTGGCTTAGCGGCCTGGGCATTGTTCTGCAGTGGGCGTGGGCTGTGTTCCACATCCTGATCATCACCCTGCAGGCCTTCATCTTCATGATGCTGACCATCGTCTACCTGTCGATGGCGCACGAAGAGAACCATTAA
- a CDS encoding F0F1 ATP synthase subunit I — protein sequence METRTPNTLPFHRLAVFPVLLAQFVILLIAALALWYWHGVVAGYSGLCGGLIALLPNMYFAHRAFRFSGARAAQAIVRSFYAGEAGKLILTAVLFALTFAGVKPLAPLAVFGVFVLTQLVSWFAPLLMKTRLSKP from the coding sequence ATGGAAACCCGCACGCCAAACACGTTGCCGTTCCATCGCTTGGCCGTTTTTCCGGTTTTATTGGCGCAATTTGTCATTTTGCTGATCGCCGCTTTGGCGCTTTGGTACTGGCATGGAGTCGTAGCCGGATATTCAGGACTCTGCGGAGGCCTGATAGCCTTGCTGCCCAATATGTATTTTGCTCACAGGGCCTTTCGGTTTTCCGGCGCCCGAGCAGCCCAGGCGATCGTCCGGTCATTTTATGCCGGCGAAGCAGGGAAACTGATTTTGACGGCAGTGCTGTTTGCACTGACCTTTGCAGGTGTGAAGCCATTGGCGCCGCTGGCTGTATTCGGCGTCTTCGTGTTGACCCAACTGGTCAGCTGGTTCGCTCCCCTGCTAATGAAAACAAGACTTTCGAAACCTTAG